In Ovis canadensis isolate MfBH-ARS-UI-01 breed Bighorn chromosome 11, ARS-UI_OviCan_v2, whole genome shotgun sequence, one genomic interval encodes:
- the GJC1 gene encoding gap junction gamma-1 protein — translation MSWSFLTRLLEEIHNHSTFVGKIWLTVLIVFRIVLTAVGGESIYYDEQSKFVCNTEQPGCENVCYDAFAPLSHVRFWVFQIILVATPSVMYLGYAIHKIAKMEHGDADKKAARSKPYAMRWKQHRALEETEEDHEEDPMMYPEMELESEKENKDQNQSKPKHDGRRRIREDGLMKIYVLQLLARTVFEVGFLVGQYFLYGFQVHPFYVCSRLPCPHKIDCFISRPTEKTIFLLIMYGVTGLCLLLNIWEMLHLGFGTIRDSLNSKRRELEDPGAYNYPFTWNTPSAPPGYNIAVKPDQIQYTELSNAKIAYKQNKANIAQEQQYGSHEDSLPPDLETLQREIRMAQERLDLAIQAYNHQNNPHGSREKKAKVGSKAGSNKSSASSKSGDGKTSVWI, via the coding sequence ATGAGTTGGAGCTTCCTCACTCGCCTACTGGAGGAGATCCACAACCACTCCACATTTGTAGGGAAGATCTGGCTCACGGTATTGATCGTCTTCCGGATCGTTCTTACAGCCGTAGGAGGAGAATCCATCTATTACGACGAGCAAAGCAAATTTGTGTGCAACACGGAGCAGCCGGGCTGCGAGAACGTCTGCTATGACGCCTTTGCACCGCTCTCTCACGTGCGCTTCTGGGTGTTCCAGATCATCCTGGTGGCCACCCCCTCGGTCATGTACCTGGGCTATGCCATTCATAAGATTGCCAAGATGGAGCACGGCGACGCAGACAAGAAGGCCGCTCGCAGCAAGCCCTACGCAATGCGCTGGAAACAGCACCGGgctctggaagaaacagaagaggaCCATGAAGAGGATCCCATGATGTATCCAGAAATGGAATtagaaagtgagaaagaaaataaagatcagaaCCAATCTAAACCTAAGCATGATGGCCGGCGGCGGATTCGGGAGGATGGGCTCATGAAGATCtatgtgctgcagctgctggcaAGGACCGTGTTCGAGGTGGGTTTCCTGGTTGGGCAGTATTTCCTGTATGGCTTCCAAGTCCACCCATTTTATGTGTGCAGCAGACTCCCTTGCCCTCATAAGATAGACTGCTTTATTTCTAGACCCACTGAAAAGACCATCTTTCTTCTGATAATGTATGGTGTTACAGGCCTTTGCCTATTGCTTAACATTTGGGAGATGCTTCATTTAGGATTTGGGACAATTCGAGACTCACTAAACAGTAAAAGGAGGGAACTGGAAGATCCGGGTGCTTATAATTATCCTTTCACTTGGAATACGCCGTCTGCTCCCCCTGGCTATAACATTGCCGTCAAACCAGATCAAATCCAGTACACCGAACTGTCCAACGCTAAGATTGCCTACAAGCAAAACAAGGCCAACATCGCCCAGGAACAGCAGTACGGCAGCCATGAGGACAGCCTCCCACCCGACCTGGAGACTCTGCAGAGGGAAATCAGAATGGCTCAGGAACGCCTGGATCTGGCCATCCAGGCCTACAATCACCAAAATAACCCCCACGGTTCCcgggaaaaaaaagccaaagtgGGGTCCAAAGCTGGGTCCAACAAAAGCAGTGCTAGTAGCAAATCAGGGGATGGGAAGACCTCCGTCTGGATTTAA
- the ADAM11 gene encoding disintegrin and metalloproteinase domain-containing protein 11 isoform X3 produces the protein MQGARLPVCCPRPSCSSKQAEAEKEKVRRGHPTVHSETKYVELIVINDHQLFGQMRQSVVLTSNFAKSVVNLADVMYKEQLNTRIVLVAMETWADGDKIQVQDDLLETLARLMVYRREGLPEASDATHLFSGRTFQSTSSGAAYVGGICSLSRGGGVNEYDNMGAMAVTLAQTLGQNLGMMWNKHRSSAGDCKCPDNWLGCIMEDTGFYLPRKFSRCSIDEYNQFLQEGGGSCLFNKPLKLLDPPECGNGFVEAGEECDCGSVQECSRAGGNCCKKCTLTHDAMCSDGLCCRRCKYEPRGVSCREAVNECDIAETCTGDSSQCPPNLHKLDGYYCDHEQGRCYGGRCKTRDRQCQALWGHAAADRFCYEKLNVEGTERGNCGRKGSGWVQCNKQDVLCGFLLCVNISGAPRLGDLGGDISSVTFYHQGKELDCRGGHVQLADGSDLSYVEDGTACGPNMLCLDHRCLPASAFNFSTCPGSGERRICSHHGVCSNEGKCICQPDWTGKDCSIHNPLPTSPPTGETERYKGPSGTNIIIGSIAGAVLVAAIVLGGTGWGFKNIRRGRYDPTQQGAV, from the exons ATGCAGGGAGCCAG GCTGCCTGTTTGCTGCCCCAGACCATCCTGCTCCTCCAAACAGGCCGAGgctgagaaggaaaag GTCCGCCGGGGCCACCCTACAGTGCACAGTGAGACCAAGTATGTGGAGCTGATTGTGATCAATGACCACCAGCTG TTCGGGCAGATGCGGCAGTCGGTGGTCCTCACCAGCAACTTTGCCAAGTCCGTGGTGAACCTGGCAGATGTG ATGTACAAGGAGCAGCTCAATACCCGCATCGTGCTGGTTGCCATGGAAACGTGGGCAGATGGGGACAAGATACAGGTGCAGGATGACCTCCTGGAGACCCTGGCCAGGCTCATGGTCTACAGGCGGGAGGGCCTGCCTGAGGCCAGTGATGCCACCCACCTCTTCTC GGGCAGAACTTTCCAGAGCACCAGCAGTGGGGCTGCCTACGTGGGGGGCATCTGCTCGCTGTCTAGAGGAGGGGGCGTGAACGAG TATGACAACATGGGGGCCATGGCGGTGACTTTGGCCCAGACGCTGGGGCAGAACCTGGGCATGATGTGGAATAAACACCGGAGCTCGGCAG GGGACTGCAAATGTCCGGACAACTGGCTGGGTTGCATCATGGAGGACACTGG GTTCTATCTGCCCCGCAAGTTCTCGCGCTGCAGCATCGACGAGTACAACCAGTTCCTTCAGGAGGGCGGCGGGAGCTGCCTCTTCAACAAGCCCCTCAAG CTCCTGGACCCGCCTGAGTGCGGGAACGGCTTCGTGGAGGCGGGGGAGGAGTGCGACTGCGGCTCGGTGCAG GAGTGCAGCCGCGCGGGAGGGAACTGTTGCAAGAAATGCACTCTGACTCACGACGCCATGTGTAGCGACGGTCTCTGCTGTCGCCGCTGCAAG TACGAGCCGCGGGGTGTGTCCTGTCGAGAGGCTGTGAACGAGTGCGACATCGCGGAGACCTGCACCGGGGACTCGAGCCAG TGTCCACCTAACCTGCACAAGCTGGACGGTTACTACTGCGATCACGAACAG GGCCGCTGCTACGGAGGTCGCTGCAAAACCCGGGACCGGCAGTGCCAGGCCCTTTGGGGCCACG CGGCTGCTGATCGCTTCTGCTATGAGAAGCTGAATGTGGAGGGGACAGAACGTGGCAACTGTGGGCGCAAGGGGTCAGGCTGGGTCCAGTGCAATAAACA GGATGTGCTGTGTGGCTTCCTCCTCTGTGTCAACATCTCTGGAGCTCCTCGGCTGGGGGATCTAGGGGGAGACATCAGCAGCGTCACTTTCTACCACCAGGGCAAGGAGCTGGACTGCAG GGGCGGTCATGTGCAGCTGGCTGATGGCTCAGACCTGAGCTACGTGGAGGACGGCACAGCCTGCGGGCCCAACATGTTGTGCCTGGACCATCGCTGCCTGCCAGCCTCTGCCTTCAACTTCAGCACCTGCCCGGGCAGTGGCGAGCGCCGGATCTGCTCCCACCACGGG GTCTGCAGCAACGAAGGGAAGTGCATCTGCCAGCCAGACTGGACAGGCAAAGACTGCAGTATCCACAACCCCCTGCCCACGTCTCCGCCCACGGGGGAGACAGAGAGATATAAGG gtccCAGCGGCACCAACATCATCATAGGCTCCATCGCCGGGGCTGTTCTGGTTGCAGCCATCGTCCTGGGCGGCACGGGCTGGGGATTTAA AAACATCCGCCGAGGAAGGTACGACCCGACCCAGCAGGGGGCAGTGTGA